The Kazachstania africana CBS 2517 chromosome 8, complete genome genome contains a region encoding:
- the SNA2 gene encoding Sna2p (similar to Saccharomyces cerevisiae SNA2 (YDR525W-A); ancestral locus Anc_1.21): MHARDWFLVFVSIFLPPLAVWFKRGFCSKDFLINVLLFLLGFFPGLIHALYVISCHPYEQEHVALRGDSEGYGSLA, translated from the coding sequence ATGCATGCTCGTGATTGGTTTTTAGTGTTCGTTTCCATATTTTTACCACCATTGGCCGTGTGGTTCAAGAGAGGGTTCTGTTCCAAGGATTTTCTAATCAACGTCTTATTGTTCTTATTGGGTTTCTTCCCTGGTCTGATTCATGCTTTGTACGTTATCAGCTGCCATCCATATGAACAAGAGCACGTGGCTCTCAGAGGCGACTCTGAAGGATATGGAAGCCTAGCATAG
- the RBA50 gene encoding Rba50p (similar to Saccharomyces cerevisiae RBA50 (YDR527W); ancestral locus Anc_1.20) encodes MDLLGDIVEKDTLNEVGEGNFNVAKNGFPELYKPSKISSWKQRLKAKKQQQQQQTNPDPPKETVKEEKKQRSEAESIHAENMDVLNNMTQEQIMNERRELLEQLNPKLIQNLLKNINKRAKSEDGSPLFAEIEGASGTWVGGYNKDNLPHLDEEQVNAALGITNRETLEFEEEHDFKDAKTVRFQEPGEEEEEENEEEEILDEDDIAPLDYQMAQSVDHTANEDLLKDVHFVRNHKHDDEEDIELEKLDINDPNFNEKLHEKYFPDLPKDIEKLKWMQQVQTNDPNKDIVIDSVNEIRFDFNGNLVPPNRAIESTTHSGLHHHSNNPELAGYTLEELAKLSMSTFAPQRSIAVQTLGRILYKLGKKSYYQLVPEVDEETYEQEGTKTIMNNIYSMLWDLVKDLNVIESLELAADESKTRNISVRTYAIDALWLWRKGGGDFRKNKKQDI; translated from the coding sequence ATGGATCTTCTGGGAGATATTGTTGAGAAGGATACTTTGAACGAGGTTGGAGAGGGCAACTTTAACGTGGCCAAGAATGGGTTTCCTGAGCTGTATAAACCGAGTAAGATATCATCTTGGAAACAGAGGTTGAAAGCAAAGAagcaacagcagcaacagcaaACTAACCCTGATCCTCCTAAGGAGACTGTAAAGGAGGAGAAGAAACAGAGATCAGAAGCTGAGTCGATTCATGCGGAAAATATGGACGTATTAAACAATATGACACAGGAACAAATTATGAATGAACGTAGAGAATTATTGGAACAACTAAATCCGAAATTGATTCAGAATCTGCTCAAGAATATTAATAAGAGGGCTAAAAGTGAAGATGGGAGCCCTCTATTTGCTGAAATTGAAGGTGCTTCGGGTACTTGGGTCGGAGGGTACAATAAGGACAATCTTCCTCATTTGGACGAAGAGCAGGTTAATGCGGCTCTTGGTATTACAAACCGTGAAACATTAGagtttgaagaagaacatGATTTTAAGGATGCTAAGACCGTCCGGTTCCAGGAACcaggagaagaagaagaagaagaaaatgaagaggaagaaatcCTTGACGAAGATGATATTGCTCCTCTAGATTACCAAATGGCTCAATCTGTCGATCACACAGCAAATGAAGACTTATTGAAAGACGTTCACTTTGTTAGAAACCACAAACATGAcgacgaagaagatatagaattagaaaaattagataTCAATGatccaaatttcaatgaaaaattacatgaGAAATATTTCCCAGACTTACCAAaggatattgaaaaattgaaatggATGCAACAAGTTCAAACTAACGATCCAAATAAAGACATCGTCATCGATAGTGTAAATGAAATCAGATTCGATTTTAATGGTAATTTAGTACCGCCAAATAGGGCAATCGAATCGACTACCCATTCGGGCCTACATCATCATTCTAACAACCCTGAATTGGCAGGCTATACGCTTGAGGAATTGGCTAAACTTTCAATGTCCACTTTCGCACCACAAAGGTCAATAGCAGTGCAGACTTTGGGGAGAATTCTCTACAAATTGGGGAAAAAATCATACTATCAGTTGGTTCCTGAAGtagatgaagaaacttACGAACAAGAAGGCACTAAAACCATTATGAATAACATTTATTCAATGTTATGGGACCTGGTTAAAGATCTCAACGTAATCGAATCTTTAGAACTCGCCGCAGATGAATCCAAAACCAGAAATATTTCTGTGAGAACTTATGCTATTGATGCTCTATGGCTATGGAGAAAGGGTGGTGGAGATTTCCggaagaacaagaaacaAGATATATAG
- the KRE28 gene encoding Kre28p (similar to Saccharomyces cerevisiae YDR532C; ancestral locus Anc_1.19): MSYTNIKDYRDEIDKLNSELNETTETALAEQEYRAKNLSSDITQIIQSLSQENDLIRVPETEKWIDPSSITPGINESNKIISILKEVYLEQESLDNFLRLTVSSNSNEFDKIRSKDDPVFRELEDEVNYLESTQLQNQLNAINVIKSKISQKSNELSQDEMKINEVCLNTADEIDECFQLIIELEKLQEDRIEKVKNVRLEELNATTEAFNEWENIVTLRKNLSELERELHLLKTTNQSDKRQDKSLSSSYSVLLELTNLYRKKYQRFTKKLVLTNSKFTKKAKL; this comes from the coding sequence ATGAGTTACACAAATATCAAGGACTATAGAGATGAAATAGACAAACTTAATAGCGAACTCAACGAAACCACTGAAACTGCTCTTGCTGAACAAGAATACAGGGCCAAAAATCTAAGTAGTGATATTACGCAAATAATACAGTCTCTCAGCCAAGAAAACGATTTGATTAGAGTCCCAGAGACCGAAAAATGGATTGATCCATCCTCTATAACTCCAGGAATCAATGAATCAAATAAGATTATTTCTATTTTAAAGGAAGTTTATTTAGAGCAGGAATCCTTAGACAACTTTCTGAGACTAACAGTATCGTCAAATTCTAATGAATTTGACAAGATACGATCAAAGGACGATCCAGTATTTCGAGAGTTGGAGGACGAGGTTAATTATTTGGAATCTACCCAGCTGCAGAATCAGTTGAATGCAATCAACGTGATAAAGTCGAAAATATCGCAAAAGAGCAATGAATTATCGCAAGAtgagatgaaaataaacgAAGTATGTCTTAATACTGCTGATGAAATAGATGAATGCTTTCAATTGATCATTGAGTTAGAGAAATTACAGGAAgatagaattgaaaaagtgaAGAATGTTAGACTAGAGGAACTAAACGCTACTACTGAAGCGTTTAACGAATGGGAAAATATTGTTACTTTGAGGAAAAACCTTtctgaattagaaagaGAGCTGCACTTACTAAAAACTACGAACCAAAGCGATAAGAGACAAGATAAATCCCTAAGCAGCAGTTACTCGGTGCTATTGGAACTAACAAACctttatagaaaaaaatatcaaagatttaCAAAGAAGTTGGTATTGACAAACTCGAAATTCACCAAGAAAGCAAAACTGTGA
- the CAB1 gene encoding pantothenate kinase (similar to Saccharomyces cerevisiae YDR531W; ancestral locus Anc_1.18), with product MTSYVAQEIKYEGLQYENGFFTIAIDIGGSLAKVVYSPVGSQRLRFHSIETEQIDAFIQLIHSIIAESNGGQYSNVRIVATGGGSFKFFDYLSQEFRSVSQLMRFDEMECLIKGLDFFIHEIKDEVFTYNDTDGTTSVDSTGNNVYPYLLVNIGSGVSIQKVSSRDNFERIGGSSLGGGTLWGLLSLITGAGTYDQMLEWAQEGDNKNVDMLVGDIYGKSYDKIGLKSTHIASSFAKVFQDRKNDTNINTTDNVTTTSDIESRNKKFKNEDICKSLLYAVSYNIGQIAYLQAKIHNVKNIYFGGSYIRGHLTTMNTLSYAITFWSENAKQAFFLKHEGYLGAMGAYLKSMQGI from the coding sequence ATGACCAGTTACGTTGCTCAAGAGATCAAATACGAAGGTTTGCAGTACGAAAATGGTTTTTTCACCATTGCCATCGACATCGGTGGTTCATTAGCCAAAGTTGTCTATTCGCCAGTGGGCAGTCAAAGATTGCGATTCCATAGTATAGAGACGGAGCAAATTGATGCCTTCATACAATTGATACATTCTATCATAGCAGAATCCAATGGTGGACAATATTCTAACGTGAGAATTGTGGCTACCGGAGGCGGTTCATTCAAGTTCTTTGACTATCTAAGTCAAGAGTTTCGATCCGTATCGCAATTGATGAGGTTTGATGAGATGGAATGTCTTATCAAAGGACTGGACTTCTTCATACATGAAATCAAGGACGAAGTGTTCACTTACAATGATACCGATGGTACCACATCGGTAGACTCAACTGGTAATAACGTGTACCCATACTTACTAGTGAACATTGGATCGGGTGTCTCCATACAGAAAGTGAGCAGTAGAGACAATTTTGAGAGAATTGGTGGTTCGTCGTTAGGTGGTGGAACACTTTGGGGACTCTTGTCCTTAATTACAGGCGCTGGAACATACGATCAAATGTTGGAATGGGCCCAAGAAGGcgataataaaaatgtgGATATGCTAGTTGGCGATATATATGGAAAAAGCTACGATAAAATAGGACTGAAATCCACTCACATTGCTAGTTCTTTTGCTAAAGTTTTTCAGGATAGGAAGAATGACACTAATATAAACACAACTGATAACGTTACAACTACCAGCGATATTGAAAGTCggaataaaaaatttaaaaatgaagacaTCTGTAAAAGTTTACTTTATGCTGTCTCCTATAACATTGGACAAATTGCATATTTACAAGCAAAGATACACAACGTGAAAAACATCTATTTTGGTGGTTCTTATATAAGAGGACATCTTACTACAATGAACACGTTAAGTTACGCAATAACTTTTTGGTCTGAAAACGCAAAACAGGCATTCTTCCTGAAACATGAAGGCTATCTCGGTGCAATGGGCGCATACTTGAAATCCATGCAGGGTATATAG
- the APA2 gene encoding bifunctional AP-4-A phosphorylase/ADP sulfurylase (similar to Saccharomyces cerevisiae APA1 (YCL050C) and APA2 (YDR530C); ancestral locus Anc_1.17) — MFPENVRELISDKYEKAVNNGDVKLIEATSKKFKDSKTGMQYFVNLAPSLGEKIKSTEESKEDPFARPAEELTVLADVAENYQLLLNKFPVVPEHSLLVTKEFQDQSSALTPKELMMAYNLVVKMDDEDENLKHLLFYNCGPSSGSSQDHKHLQIMKLPNNFIPFQEKLCSGKEHFLPDFKTEPLQDAKVSFAHFVLPLPESPEDVNEDLLAMCYISLLQRALTFFQDWLNERPDLVKSYNVLLTKSWICIVPRSNEGFNLDDQDDQKSNDPKLDMSVNATGYAGLILTKSQEAFDKIADSPNVIDDLLLNCGFPNSSEQKPSEYNY, encoded by the coding sequence ATGTTTCCAGAAAACGTGAGAGAATTGATCAGCGACAAATACGAGAAGGCCGTGAACAATGGCGATGTCAAGTTAATCGAGGCTACttccaagaaatttaaGGATTCCAAGACCGGAATgcaatattttgtaaatttggCACCATCTTTAggtgaaaaaatcaaatccACCGAGGAGTCCAAGGAGGATCCATTTGCCAGGCCTGCTGAAGAACTTACAGTATTAGCTGATGTTGCTGAGAACTACCAATTGCTATTAAACAAGTTCCCAGTCGTTCCAGAACATTCTTTATTAGTCACCAAAGAATTCCAAGACCAATCTTCTGCTTTGACTCCAAAGGAATTGATGATGGCTTACAATTTAGTAGTCAAAATGGATGACGAAGACGAAAACTTGAAGCATTTACTATTCTACAATTGTGGTCCATCCAGTGGTTCTTCTCAAGACCACAAACATTtacaaataatgaaattaccAAACAACTTCATCCCATTCCAGGAAAAATTGTGCAGCGGTAAGGAACATTTCTTACCCGATTTCAAGACAGAACCCTTACAAGATGCCAAAGTCTCTTTCGCTCATTTCGTCTTACCTTTGCCAGAATCCCCAGAAGATGTTAACGAAGATCTCTTAGCGATGTGTTACATCTCCTTGTTACAGAGAGCTTTGACTTTCTTCCAAGATTGGTTGAACGAAAGACCAGACTTAGTCAAATCCTACAATGTCCTTCTAACCAAGAGCTGGATCTGTATTGTTCCCCGTTCAAATGAAGGTTTCAATCTTGACGACCAGGACGACCAAAAATCCAACGATCCAAAACTGGACATGTCCGTCAACGCCACCGGCTACGCAGGTTTGATCCTAACCAAGAGCCAGGAAGCCTTCGATAAAATCGCCGACTCTCCAAACGTCATCGACGATTTACTCTTGAACTGTGGTTTCCCAAACTCTTCCGAACAAAAACCTTCCGAATACAACTACTAA
- the QCR7 gene encoding ubiquinol--cytochrome-c reductase subunit 7 (similar to Saccharomyces cerevisiae QCR7 (YDR529C); ancestral locus Anc_1.16): MPQSFTSIARMGDYILRSPTLSKFCVPVAHKFVELSGYRKLGLRYNDLYSEENPIVQTAIRRLPEDESYARNYRIIRAHQQELSHHLLPRNEWIKGKEDVPYLLPYLLEAEMEAKEKQDLDNLEVQKST, encoded by the coding sequence ATGCCACAGTCGTTCACATCGATTGCTAGGATGGGTGACTACATATTAAGGTCACCCACTTTGTCCAAATTTTGTGTTCCCGTAGCTCACAAGTTCGTTGAATTATCAGGTTATCGGAAACTGGGATTGAGATATAACGACCTATATTCTGAGGAAAACCCTATTGTACAGACTGCCATTAGACGACTACCTGAAGATGAATCGTATGCAAGAAATTACAGAATCATAAGAGCGCACCAGCAGGAGTTGTCTCATCATTTATTACCAAGAAATGAGTGGATAAAAGGGAAGGAAGATGTTCCTTATTTGCTTCCTTACCTGTTAGAGGCTGAAATGGAGGCCAAGGAGAAACAAGACCTCGATAACCTGGAAGTTCAAAAGTCCACTTAG
- the KAFR0H03760 gene encoding uncharacterized protein, whose translation MKTPLNSSNLQITKNPSPSRPRPNDQLQFGKTFTDHMLIVEWNANEGWGNPQIKPYGPFSLDPSSVVFHYGFELFEGMKAYRTVDNKITLFRPDKNMKRMNESAARICLPEFDGNELIKLIGKLIELDKHLIPQGEGYSLYIRPTMIGTSETLSVVSPDKALLYVICSPVGPYYKTGFKAVKLEATDYATRAWPGGCGDKKLGANYAPCVLPQLVAAQRGYQQNLWLFGPEKNITEVGTMNAFFVFSNPNTGKNELVTAPLDGTILPGVTRDSILELARKRLDPHRWEINERYCTIFELSEKSKNGELVEAFGSGTAAIVSPIKEIGWKNEKIQVPLSPGEETGPFTKEAAQWILDIQYGKVTQGNWSETVADLN comes from the coding sequence ATGAAGACACCATTAAATTCGTCGAATTTACAAATTACCAAGAACCCAAGCCCATCCAGACCAAGACCAAATGATCAGTTACAATTTGGCAAGACTTTCACCGATCATATGTTAATAGTCGAATGGAACGCAAATGAAGGCTGGGGTAATCCTCAAATTAAGCCATACGGTCCATTCAGTCTAGACCCATCTTCTGTAGTATTCCACTATGGATTCGAATTGTTTGAAGGTATGAAGGCTTACAGAACCGTCGACAACAAGATTACTTTATTCCGTCCTGACAAGAATATGAAACGTATGAATGAATCTGCTGCTAGGATCTGTTTACCTGAGTTTGACGGGAATGAGCTAATTAAGTTAATTGGAAAACTGATTGAATTAGATAAGCATTTAATTCCTCAGGGCGAGGGCtattctttatatattagGCCTACGATGATCGGCACAAGTGAAACATTGAGTGTAGTGTCTCCCGACAAAGCATTGCTTTATGTTATTTGTTCTCCGGTTGGACCGTACTACAAGACTGGCTTTAAGGCTGTAAAACTAGAGGCAACTGACTATGCTACCAGGGCTTGGCCTGGTGGTTGTGGTGACAAGAAATTGGGTGCTAACTATGCGCCCTGTGTATTACCACAATTGGTAGCTGCTCAAAGAGGGTACCAACAAAACCTGTGGTTATTTGGtccagaaaaaaatattactgAAGTGGGAACAATGAATGCCttttttgtcttttcaaatccaaATACAGGTAAAAATGAACTAGTTACGGCACCCTTAGATGGAACCATTTTGCCTGGTGTCACAAGAGATTCAATTTTAGAATTGGCCAGGAAAAGACTAGATCCTCATAGATGGGAAATTAATGAACGTTACTGCACTATTTTTGAACTATCTGAGAAGTCTAAGAACGGGGAACTAGTTGAGGCATTCGGTTCAGGTACAGCAGCAATTGTTTCAccaattaaagaaattggctggaaaaatgaaaaaatccaGGTTCCTTTGAGCCCTGGAGAAGAAACAGGACCTTTCACCAAAGAAGCGGCTCAGTGGATTTTGGATATTCAGTACGGGAAAGTCACACAAGGAAACTGGTCAGAAACTGTTGCTGACCTAAACTGA
- the KAFR0H03770 gene encoding NAD(P)-dependent alcohol dehydrogenase gives MKSWIKMSYPEKFQGIGIVDTKDWTHPKRVTYEPKAFGPHDVDIEIECCGVCGSDIHTAASHWRELRDKMVVGHEIVGRIVKLGPECDSGLKIGDRVGVGAQSFSCLECDRCKENNEPYCPKFVSTYNRPYDDGYISQGGYASHVRLHEHFAIPVPDEIPSELAAPLMCGGITVFSPLLRNGCGPNKKLASSVLVVLGIWAYCLLRQVGAEVYAFSRTNSKREDSVNLGADHYIATMEEKDWEEKYYNTLDLVVVCASSLTEINFDKFVKVMKIGGTIISIAAPHKDQKLVLAPLGLLGVKIGNSGIGSVMEIKTMLDLVAKNNIKIWVETVPISEKGVTEVFERMEKGDVRYRFTLVDYDKEFK, from the coding sequence ATGAAAAGTTGGATTAAGATGTCCTACccagaaaaatttcaaggaATCGGTATCGTAGACACTAAAGATTGGACCCATCCTAAAAGAGTTACTTACGAACCTAAAGCATTCGGCCCACATGACGTTGATATCGAGATTGAATGCTGTGGGGTGTGTGGTTCCGATATCCATACGGCTGCTTCACACTGGAGAGAACTCAGAGATAAGATGGTTGTTGGTCATGAAATTGTAGGTAGAATTGTTAAGCTGGGTCCTGAATGTGATTCTGGATTAAAAATTGGCGACAGAGTTGGTGTCGGAGCACAATCTTTTTCCTGTTTGGAATGTGACCGTTGTAAAGAGAACAATGAACCGTACTGTCCAAAATTTGTCAGTACATATAACAGGCCATACGACGATGGCTATATTTCCCAAGGTGGCTACGCTTCCCATGTCAGATTGCATGAGCATTTTGCCATTCCAGTTCCAGATGAAATTCCTAGTGAATTAGCAGCTCCATTAATGTGTGGCGGTATCACAGTATTCTCTCCATTACTAAGGAATGGTTGTGGCCCAAACAAAAAGTTGGCATCGTCGGTATTGGTGGTATTGGGCATATGGGCGTACTGTTTGCTAAGGCAAGTGGGCGCTGAAGTGTACGCCTTCTCTCGTACCAATTCTAAAAGAGAAGATTCAGTGAACTTAGGCGCTGATCACTATATTGCTACTatggaagaaaaagactgggaagaaaaatattataatacTTTAGATTTGGTAGTTGTTTGTGCCTCTTCTCTGACAGAGATTAACTTTGATAAGTTCGTGAAAGTGATGAAGATCGGAGGTACTATTATCTCTATTGCAGCGCCTCATAAGGACCAAAAGTTAGTCTTGGCTCCATTAGGATTATTGGGTGTTAAGATTGGTAATAGTGGAATAGGCTCAGTTATGGAAATTAAGACCATGTTGGATTTGGTTGCGAAGAACAATATTAAAATATGGGTTGAAACTGTACCGATCAGTGAGAAAGGTGTCACAgaagtttttgaaaggATGGAGAAAGGTGATGTTAGATATAGATTTACCCTTGTTGACTATGACAAGGAGTTTAAATAA